The nucleotide window GCTCCACGACCACTTGCACTGTTTCCCATATCTTTAGTCTTATGAAGCAGAAACGTTCCTGACAAAATAGTCACAAAACCGCACAGTTGTGTAGCGATCTTTAACCCGCTCTGCGAAGCCCAGTCCTATAAATCACATAGAGGAGAGGTTAAGAACATGTTTTGTCATGTTAGATGGAGTTTAACTTGGGAGGGaagaaaaggatttgacctTGAACATGATCATACTAGCTATAATGGTGAAAGTTGTGAACATAACGTAGTAAACCGGAGAAATAACCGCTGTGTTGAACGTATCCAATGCCTTTTTGCAAAATACAACAGAGAAGAAGCTCAGAAACAGATAATCAGTGAAAGTTAGAAGGCTTTTTGTTTACCTTGTTCAAGTAATTGATTTGCAAGATGCAACAAACCGTGACTACTATAATAAAAATCCAAGTTTGGAAGTATTTGAACTGATTCATCTCTGAAAACGTCAGCTTTATGGCGATGGCCACAGCTTTCACACTCATAACCTAACAACACAAGAGACAAAGCTTGAGGAAATATACttaatagagagagagagagagagagatgaaggaGCTTACAGTGAGAGAACCCATTAAAGAGCAGATTCCAACATAAACTATCAAATGAGTCTTCCCATAGCGAGGTTCATAGTAGAAGATGAGTACAAGCACCACAATCAAGATCACAGCAGAGTAGACTAGAAAGCCTGATCCAACAGCAAAATTTCAATATCAATCTTTACAAGAAGAATCTACTTGCACATCGAAGCTTGTGTTAGTGATCATACCTGGTTCAATAGCAAGCTTCCAAACTTGCTTGACAGATTTTATTTCCTGCTCGTGAGGGGCGTGTAAGACGATCGTTGTAGACCCAACAACACAGAGAACGCAACCAAGCACTCCGAATATGTGAAGTTTCTCTTGCAAAATGAAATGAGCTAGCACTGCACTGCATAAAACATGTGCTTTTTCGTTTTCAAGATAACCTATAGTTTATATAATCTAAGTATGATGATGATACTAATGTAGTTATTAAAGGATACCTGAATATAATACTAAGAGCTCCCAAAGGTGTGACTAGAATAGCAGGTGCAAATGCATATGCTGCAAAATTGGCTACTTCCCCAACAATCACTAAAATAAAGATAACCAAAACACACTCGGTTAAATCTCTCTCAGCACAATTCAAAGAGAGATTTTAAGAACATTACTGATAAGACTCACTTGTAATCATTCCAGCCCACCACCATGGTTCATACAAGTATCCATGCCCTCCTTCACCTGATAATCAACAAGAAAAACATTAACAACCAATATTGCAAAAACTGAAGTCTGAATTCAAGAACAGACCTGCGCGGACTCCGGATGCACCAGCCTTCTTGAGACCTTTTTTCTTGATGATGAAGCTAGAGCCGATGAAGATACTTGAGGAGACTGCTAATATGAGTCCATTTATGTTATCAGATGACATCTGATCCATCTTGTCTTGTTTTT belongs to Brassica rapa cultivar Chiifu-401-42 chromosome A07, CAAS_Brap_v3.01, whole genome shotgun sequence and includes:
- the LOC103828696 gene encoding probable magnesium transporter NIPA1, whose product is MDQMSSDNINGLILAVSSSIFIGSSFIIKKKGLKKAGASGVRAGEGGHGYLYEPWWWAGMITMIVGEVANFAAYAFAPAILVTPLGALSIIFSAVLAHFILQEKLHIFGVLGCVLCVVGSTTIVLHAPHEQEIKSVKQVWKLAIEPGFLVYSAVILIVVLVLIFYYEPRYGKTHLIVYVGICSLMGSLTVMSVKAVAIAIKLTFSEMNQFKYFQTWIFIIVVTVCCILQINYLNKALDTFNTAVISPVYYVMFTTFTIIASMIMFKDWASQSGLKIATQLCGFVTILSGTFLLHKTKDMGNSASGRGASSTPRDNPVFTSPGSGRSSTSDKIAS